In the Quercus lobata isolate SW786 chromosome 5, ValleyOak3.0 Primary Assembly, whole genome shotgun sequence genome, one interval contains:
- the LOC115993119 gene encoding EPIDERMAL PATTERNING FACTOR-like protein 8 has translation MAPITYLLGLKVAVTVVFIFSITILPPKSVESLSSGYGETTEQSEMVLGSKPPGCVNKCLNCRPCMATLVIPHERNGFSAKTRGEDDSYYLLSWKCRCGNKLYQP, from the exons ATGGCCCCAATAACCTATCTACTTGGCCTGAAAGTTGCTGTCACTGTGGTTTTCATCTTTTCTATCACAATTCTACCTCCCAAATCAG TTGAATCATTGTCTTCTGGCTATGGTGAGACTACAGAGCAAAGTGAAATGGTGTTGGGATCAAAGCCACCTGGTTGTGTCAACAAGTGCTTAAATTGCAGACCTTGCATGGCTACTCTAGTTATTCCTCACGAAAGGAATGGTTTCAGTGCAAAAACTCGGGGAGAAGATGATAGCTACTATCTCCTCTCTTGGAAATGCAGATGTGGAAATAAGCTCTATCAACCATGA